Proteins from a single region of Streptomyces sp. TN58:
- a CDS encoding MOSC domain-containing protein, with translation MADDVGVTERLWRYPVKSTGGEPLRSAQVDPRGLVGDRLYAVRDAAGKFGSGKNTRRFRRMDGLLHLRSRYATGAGETGPPELLDPDGRVVADPTAFLRAYLGRDDVELAREGEVSHFDQLPISVLTTATLDWIRRRLPDVPVDERRFRPNLLVRTPPGTPPFVEDEWIGRRARLGDTVSLHFQRSSERCVMTNQAQQDLPYSPLVLKAIAAAHDNRLDVLATVVTPGTVRVGDRLVIG, from the coding sequence GTGGCGGACGACGTGGGTGTGACAGAGCGGTTGTGGCGGTATCCGGTCAAGTCGACGGGCGGTGAGCCGCTGCGCAGTGCGCAGGTCGACCCGCGGGGGCTGGTGGGCGACCGGCTGTACGCGGTGCGGGACGCGGCCGGGAAGTTCGGCTCGGGCAAGAACACCCGGCGCTTCCGGCGCATGGACGGACTGCTGCACCTGCGCTCCCGCTACGCGACGGGTGCGGGGGAGACGGGCCCGCCCGAACTGCTCGACCCCGACGGGCGCGTGGTGGCCGACCCCACGGCCTTCCTCCGCGCCTACCTCGGCCGTGACGACGTCGAACTGGCCCGTGAGGGCGAGGTGTCGCACTTCGACCAGCTGCCGATCAGCGTCCTCACCACCGCCACCCTCGACTGGATCCGCCGCCGGCTGCCGGACGTGCCCGTCGACGAGCGCCGCTTCCGGCCGAACCTCCTGGTGCGCACGCCTCCCGGTACCCCGCCCTTCGTCGAGGACGAGTGGATCGGCCGACGGGCGCGCCTCGGCGACACTGTGAGCCTGCACTTCCAACGCTCCAGCGAGCGCTGCGTGATGACCAACCAGGCCCAGCAGGACCTCCCGTACTCGCCGCTGGTCCTGAAGGCGATCGCCGCCGCGCACGACAACCGGCTCGACGTGCTCGCCACGGTCGTCACCCCGGGCACGGTCAGGGTGGGAGACCGTCTCGTCATCGGCTGA
- a CDS encoding carboxylesterase/lipase family protein, producing the protein MRVVRRRCALLLPVLLVLVGAAAGPRGPVVDTDRGPVRGRTHGAYSTFEGIPYAAPPTGPRRWRLPEPARRWAGVRDAGAPGARCVQLPVLGGGGPVGSEDCLHLNVTVPAGPAAGMRPVPRPRPRPVMVWFHGGGFFSGSGDAYRPERLAVRGGAVVVTANYRLGVFGLFGHPELGGAPGFALADQRAVLRWVRTNAERFGGDPGNVTVFGESAGALSVCAHLTSPASAGLFHRAIVQSGSCSTTTPPSALLPDLGTYEPFVPARRTVAQGVLAAARLGCGRPSGALDCLRGLDARTLATADLMQRFSQVSYGDGGLPVEPRRALEAGRFHRVPVVQGTTRDEIRLFLSQTLAAYPIGDEGAYRARAARSFGVETARAVLAAYPVSAYPTPAIAWAAVLTDASFVCPTLRDGAALRRHVPTYGYRFSDRDAPNFTGLAPVPGLPFGAAHGFELPYLFTITPLGAAQQGLADRMAGYWTGFARTGVPAAPGAPPWPRLGTSARVLSLAPGADGVRTVDARGEHHCALWDERWPGPGVTTAG; encoded by the coding sequence ATGCGAGTGGTCCGGCGCCGGTGCGCGCTCCTGCTGCCCGTGCTCCTCGTGCTGGTGGGCGCCGCGGCCGGGCCGCGGGGCCCGGTCGTGGACACCGACCGCGGTCCGGTACGCGGCCGGACGCACGGGGCGTACAGCACGTTCGAGGGCATCCCCTACGCGGCTCCGCCGACGGGTCCGCGCCGCTGGCGGCTGCCGGAGCCGGCGCGCCGGTGGGCGGGCGTACGGGACGCCGGCGCGCCCGGCGCGCGCTGTGTCCAGCTGCCCGTGCTCGGGGGCGGCGGACCGGTGGGCTCGGAGGACTGCCTCCACCTCAACGTCACCGTCCCGGCGGGCCCGGCGGCGGGCATGCGGCCAGTGCCGCGCCCGCGACCGCGCCCGGTCATGGTCTGGTTCCACGGCGGCGGCTTCTTCAGCGGCTCGGGCGACGCCTACCGGCCGGAGCGACTGGCGGTCCGGGGCGGTGCGGTGGTCGTGACGGCCAACTACCGGCTGGGCGTCTTCGGCCTGTTCGGCCATCCGGAGCTCGGCGGGGCCCCCGGTTTCGCCCTGGCGGACCAGCGGGCGGTGTTGCGCTGGGTGCGGACGAACGCGGAGCGGTTCGGCGGCGACCCCGGCAACGTCACCGTCTTCGGCGAGTCGGCGGGGGCCCTGAGCGTCTGCGCGCACCTCACCTCGCCCGCCTCCGCCGGCCTGTTCCACCGGGCGATCGTGCAGAGCGGATCGTGCTCGACCACGACGCCGCCGTCCGCGCTGCTGCCCGACCTCGGTACGTACGAGCCGTTCGTGCCCGCGCGGCGCACGGTGGCGCAGGGCGTCCTCGCGGCGGCCCGGCTCGGCTGCGGCCGGCCGTCGGGCGCGCTGGACTGCCTGCGCGGCCTGGACGCCCGTACGCTGGCGACCGCCGACCTGATGCAGCGGTTCTCCCAGGTCTCCTACGGGGACGGCGGCCTGCCGGTGGAGCCGCGGCGGGCGTTGGAGGCCGGACGGTTCCACCGGGTGCCGGTGGTGCAGGGCACCACCCGGGACGAGATCCGCCTCTTCCTGTCCCAGACGCTGGCGGCGTATCCGATCGGCGACGAGGGGGCGTACCGGGCGCGGGCGGCGCGGTCGTTCGGCGTGGAGACGGCCCGGGCGGTGCTGGCCGCCTATCCGGTGTCGGCGTACCCGACCCCGGCGATCGCCTGGGCGGCGGTGCTGACCGACGCGTCGTTCGTCTGCCCGACGCTGCGGGACGGGGCGGCGCTGCGGCGGCACGTGCCGACGTACGGCTACCGGTTCAGTGACCGCGACGCGCCGAACTTCACGGGGCTGGCGCCGGTGCCGGGGCTGCCGTTCGGCGCGGCCCACGGTTTCGAACTGCCGTACCTGTTCACGATCACCCCGCTGGGCGCGGCGCAGCAGGGGCTCGCGGACCGGATGGCGGGTTACTGGACCGGGTTCGCGCGGACCGGTGTCCCGGCCGCGCCCGGTGCCCCGCCGTGGCCGCGGCTGGGCACGTCGGCGCGGGTGCTGTCGCTGGCACCGGGCGCGGACGGGGTCCGTACGGTGGACGCGCGGGGCGAACACCACTGCGCGCTCTGGGACGAGCGGTGGCCCGGGCCCGGGGTCACGACGGCTGGGTGA
- a CDS encoding HAD domain-containing protein, translated as MTSSTTLPLLYLDVDGPLIPFGAGPYPPGDGGPHPLLTRVDAALGPLLAGLPCELWWATTWMAEANACVAPLLGLPELPVVAWPEPSDEDGRGGIHWKTPALLEHASGRPFVWVDDEITGADRAWVDERHPGPALLHRVDAGVGLTAGEVRALGAWLRSV; from the coding sequence ATGACCAGCTCCACGACCCTTCCCCTCCTCTACCTCGATGTCGACGGACCGCTCATCCCCTTCGGGGCGGGGCCGTACCCGCCCGGGGACGGCGGCCCCCATCCCCTGCTCACCCGCGTGGACGCGGCGCTCGGGCCGCTGTTGGCGGGACTGCCGTGCGAGCTGTGGTGGGCGACGACCTGGATGGCGGAGGCCAACGCGTGCGTCGCGCCGCTGCTCGGGCTGCCGGAGCTGCCCGTGGTGGCCTGGCCGGAGCCCTCCGACGAGGACGGGCGCGGGGGCATCCACTGGAAGACACCCGCCCTCCTCGAACACGCGTCGGGGCGGCCTTTCGTGTGGGTCGACGACGAGATCACCGGGGCGGACCGGGCCTGGGTGGACGAGCGCCATCCGGGCCCGGCGCTGTTGCACCGTGTCGATGCGGGCGTCGGCCTGACTGCCGGGGAGGTCAGGGCGCTGGGGGCGTGGCTCCGTTCGGTGTAG